In the Cytophagales bacterium genome, one interval contains:
- a CDS encoding T9SS type A sorting domain-containing protein yields MKRIILTFSFVFVFRTIILSCTCISQPNFCTIIDSFGVDLIIKGVKVSEHFHGMKVKVLEVLNGNELKDTIIVWGGSDALCRFNTDSFNISDTLILALDSTDFIMNIDLLDTIEKPGDYMLTICGHFFLRIFNDTVVGYISDSTIQKMSYNDFKSFVFSCLRLLVPNGAFENWSWIGGWYENPDNWTTNNNQILNFVWKDTTAFQGNYAIGIKPNGYARTKFQYSTHPNSLNAYVKSNISGADSVFIDVFLFSGGSIVDEGHWINTNSITNYALINIPLSQNSSVVDSIEISIKGGKQINTVVVADELSFDFLPAVGISINHSNFKKSKLLLYPNPFNDATTIEYTLKENSLVKLNIYNISGQFVTKLVNEHNQPKGKHQIRFDAGNLAPGLYFCTITTKDYTASHKFSVVK; encoded by the coding sequence ATGAAAAGAATTATCCTAACATTTTCTTTTGTTTTTGTATTTCGTACAATCATTTTGTCTTGTACTTGTATAAGTCAGCCTAACTTTTGTACTATTATTGATTCTTTTGGTGTTGATTTGATTATTAAAGGAGTAAAAGTGTCCGAGCATTTTCATGGTATGAAGGTTAAAGTACTTGAGGTGCTAAATGGGAATGAACTAAAGGATACAATTATTGTATGGGGTGGGAGTGATGCTTTATGTAGATTTAATACAGACTCTTTTAATATATCTGATACGCTTATTCTTGCTTTAGATTCTACTGATTTTATTATGAATATAGACCTGCTGGATACAATTGAGAAACCAGGAGATTACATGTTAACGATATGTGGTCATTTCTTTTTAAGAATTTTTAATGACACAGTAGTGGGCTATATTTCTGATTCCACTATCCAAAAAATGAGCTATAATGATTTTAAGTCATTTGTTTTCTCGTGTTTAAGATTATTAGTTCCTAATGGTGCCTTTGAGAATTGGAGCTGGATTGGTGGTTGGTATGAAAATCCTGATAACTGGACTACGAATAATAATCAAATACTGAATTTTGTTTGGAAGGATACTACAGCATTCCAAGGGAATTATGCTATTGGAATAAAACCAAATGGATATGCAAGAACTAAATTCCAATACTCTACTCATCCAAACAGCTTAAATGCTTATGTGAAAAGTAATATTTCAGGAGCAGATAGTGTTTTTATAGATGTATTCCTTTTTTCAGGGGGAAGCATTGTAGATGAAGGTCACTGGATAAACACTAATTCTATTACAAACTATGCACTTATTAACATACCTTTAAGTCAAAACTCATCAGTAGTTGATTCCATTGAAATTTCTATTAAGGGTGGAAAACAGATCAATACTGTAGTTGTAGCTGACGAATTATCATTTGATTTTTTACCTGCTGTAGGAATTTCGATTAATCATTCAAATTTTAAAAAAAGTAAACTATTATTATATCCCAACCCCTTTAATGATGCGACTACCATAGAATATACTTTAAAAGAAAATAGCCTTGTAAAATTGAATATTTACAATATATCTGGTCAGTTTGTCACTAAGTTAGTAAATGAACACAACCAACCCAAAGGCAAACACCAGATCAGATTTGATGCAGGCAATTTAGCTCCTGGTCTTTATTTCTGCACCATCACCACCAAAGATTATACTGCTTCTCATAAATTTTCGGTTGTAAAATAA